Proteins encoded by one window of Lepeophtheirus salmonis chromosome 10, UVic_Lsal_1.4, whole genome shotgun sequence:
- the LOC121125485 gene encoding uncharacterized protein, translating to MASQFNYIFLLALIVSSVATNDIQSSSSNERLARHGSGYHVQPDIEAIAAAGERCIDKVTIVEETEYEDYIECHHSYSVRCHTTYTTDFEPQQEEECEENFKKSCFIEYKKVAVDETVKFCHTPLVCEGEGPEECKTVYESECETKYHEHDVEDDVVNCETIQEEKCEDVTQGYTTEQKCTKWPKQVCTSEKKNVKKYSPQTDCKKVPRQLCGPSGCVPQPGPEECFDKKETIVQEVPEENCNLEPQKSCKQVTKLVPSLKPFNECVDVPKEVCSRSKKNPRKVQKPVIKKWCYIPSAASGLAA from the exons ATGGCTTCTCAATTCAAT tacatttttttactggCTTTAATCGTATCCAGCGTTGCGACCAATGATATACAATCATCGTCCTCTAACGAGAGATTGGCCCGTCATGGAAGTGGTTATCATGTCCAACCAGACATTGAAGCCATTGCCGCTGCTGGAGAGCGTTGTATCGACAAGGTAACCATTGTAGAAGAAACCGAATACGAAGACTACATCGAATGTCACCATAGCTACTCCGTGAGATGTCACACCACCTACACCACCGACTTCGAACCTCAACAAGAGGAAGAGTGCGaagaaaacttcaaaaagagTTGTTTCATCGAATACAAGAAGGTTGCTGTTGATGAGACCGTCAAGTTCTGTCACACTCCCTTGGTTTGCGAAGGTGAAGGACCTGAAGAATGTAAGACTGTCTACGAATCCGAGTGTGAAACCAAGTACCACGAACACGATGTTGAGGATGATGTTGTCAACTGTGAGACCATCCAAGAGGAGAAGTGTGAGGATGTCACCCAAGGTTACACCACTGAGCAAAAATGTACCAAATGGCCCAAACAAGTCTGTACCTCTGAAAAGAAGAACGTTAAGAAATACAGTCCTCAAACTGATTGTAAGAAGGTCCCCAGACAATTGTGCGGTCCCTCCGGCTGTGTTCCCCAACCCGGACCAGAGGAGTGCTTTGATAAGAAAGAAACCATCGTCCAAGAAGTCCCAGAGGAAAATTGTAACTTGGAACCCCAAAAGTCCTGCAAACAAGTCACTAAATTGGTTCCCAGTCTCAAACCTTTTAATGAGTGTGTTGATGTACCGAAAGAAGTCTGCTCTCGTTCCAAAAAGAATCCCAGAAAGGTTCAAAAACCTGTTATCAAGAAATGGTGCTACATTCCATCTGCTGCTTCTGGTTTGgctgcttaa